Proteins encoded within one genomic window of Candidatus Methylomirabilota bacterium:
- a CDS encoding amidase, with translation MPSTDSPAQTELGARQAAQAIRAGRLSPVALVEACLARIKALDGELRAWVHVDEAGALALARECEAEAQARRFAGALHGVPVGIKDIIDVAGMPTTAGARAWAHRRATTDATCVARLRAAGAIVLGKTATTEFAYRDPAPTRNPWNRAHTPGGSSAGSGAAVSSGMVPLALGSQTVGSVLRPAAYCGVVGFKSTYGIVPVDGVVPLAWSLDHVGVFARAVEDVALGFGILAGRDVEPAAVSRPRLALAPEALEASAPDMAAHVKAVADRFAAAGAEIVTVALPSSYAAGREAGAIVLEAEAAAYHEKSFAQHAGEYGPEIRGLIQAGLKRAATEYARANRQRLAFRDDIMPLLAAHDALIMPTAPGPAPAGLGSTGDGSFCAPWSNAGVPAITLPSGLAPSGLPYAVQLVQATGATTRLLGVAAWCERVLNFTARPPL, from the coding sequence ATGCCCTCCACTGATTCCCCCGCGCAGACCGAGCTGGGGGCGCGCCAGGCGGCCCAGGCGATTCGCGCCGGCCGACTGTCTCCCGTCGCGCTCGTGGAAGCCTGCCTGGCCCGGATCAAGGCGCTGGACGGGGAGCTGCGCGCGTGGGTCCACGTCGACGAGGCTGGCGCCCTGGCTCTTGCGCGCGAGTGCGAGGCCGAAGCGCAGGCCAGACGGTTCGCCGGCGCGCTGCACGGTGTCCCCGTGGGGATCAAGGACATCATCGACGTGGCGGGAATGCCCACCACGGCGGGCGCGCGAGCCTGGGCGCACCGGCGCGCGACCACGGATGCAACCTGCGTGGCCAGGCTGCGCGCGGCCGGAGCCATCGTGCTGGGCAAGACGGCCACCACGGAGTTCGCCTACCGCGATCCGGCGCCGACTCGCAACCCGTGGAACCGCGCCCACACCCCGGGCGGCTCCTCGGCGGGCTCGGGGGCGGCCGTGAGCAGCGGCATGGTGCCGCTGGCCCTGGGCTCTCAAACCGTCGGCTCCGTCCTGCGCCCGGCCGCCTACTGCGGCGTGGTGGGCTTCAAGAGCACCTACGGCATCGTGCCCGTGGACGGCGTGGTACCGCTCGCCTGGTCGCTGGACCACGTCGGCGTATTCGCGCGCGCCGTGGAGGACGTGGCGCTGGGCTTCGGCATCCTGGCCGGCCGGGACGTCGAGCCGGCCGCCGTCAGCCGGCCCCGTCTGGCGTTGGCGCCCGAAGCCCTGGAGGCCTCCGCGCCCGACATGGCCGCGCACGTGAAGGCGGTGGCCGACCGGTTCGCCGCTGCCGGCGCCGAGATCGTCACGGTCGCTCTGCCGTCCTCGTACGCGGCGGGCCGGGAGGCGGGGGCCATCGTGCTGGAGGCGGAGGCGGCGGCCTACCACGAGAAGTCGTTCGCTCAGCACGCCGGCGAGTACGGTCCGGAGATCCGGGGCCTGATCCAGGCGGGCCTCAAGCGCGCCGCCACCGAGTACGCGCGCGCCAACCGGCAGCGGCTCGCCTTTCGCGACGACATCATGCCGCTGCTCGCCGCTCACGATGCGCTGATCATGCCCACGGCGCCGGGGCCGGCCCCGGCCGGTCTGGGCTCCACCGGCGACGGGTCGTTCTGCGCGCCCTGGAGCAACGCGGGGGTGCCGGCCATCACGTTGCCCAGCGGATTGGCGCCGTCCGGGCTGCCCTACGCGGTTCAGCTGGTCCAGGCCACCGGGGCCACGACCCGACTGCTCGGGGTGGCCGCCTGGTGCGAACGCGTGCTGAACTTCACCGCGCGCCCCCCCCTGTGA
- a CDS encoding bifunctional homocysteine S-methyltransferase/methylenetetrahydrofolate reductase, producing MPHAFSRRLAEAPLLCDGAMGTLLYARGVSMDACFDLLNINQPKLVEAVHSDYIAAGADCIETNTFGANRFKLAVHGAAGDVRAINLKGVKLARDVRESSGRDVFVLGSLGPLGKYLAPLGTVTADEAAAAFREQAEALLEGGVDAFVVETFSDLAEITLAIEAIRSVTDLPIVAQMAFTDEGLTFTGRTGGEVARALRALDVTVLGANCSVGSSVLYEVLEHMLPEAGGVPLAIQPNAGLPRRVGERLMYLSSPAYMAEWAGRMLEAGARIVGGCCGTTPLHIAAMRDVVDRRAPVRRPAQRPVVSVRSGEALESPGLRGAAAPTLLGRKLEAGDFIVTVELDPPRGHSVEKLIQGAKLLKERGVEVVDINDGSLGRVRMSVLPTAILVREATGLDINMHFTCRDRNLMGIQADLLGGHALGIRNILAMTGDPPRAGDYVNATAVFDVDAVGLMEVLRRMNEGLDATGNGIGEPTSFCYGAALDPLAPDPGREIERFQRKVAAGARWVQTQPVYDLQALDRFFERAGGSPVPVVVGVLPLHSFRHAEFLHNEVPGITIPDAVRARLRSAGEGALRLGIEMAQELIQAIRRRYAGVYLMPSFGRFEVVAEVLDALH from the coding sequence ATGCCGCACGCCTTTAGCCGCCGGCTCGCCGAAGCGCCGCTGCTCTGCGACGGCGCGATGGGCACCTTGCTCTACGCGCGCGGGGTGTCCATGGATGCCTGCTTCGATCTCCTCAACATCAACCAGCCCAAGCTCGTCGAGGCGGTGCACAGTGACTACATCGCCGCCGGTGCCGACTGCATCGAGACCAACACGTTCGGCGCCAACCGCTTCAAGCTGGCCGTCCACGGCGCCGCCGGCGACGTGCGGGCCATCAATCTCAAGGGGGTGAAGCTGGCCCGCGACGTCCGCGAGAGCAGCGGGCGCGACGTGTTCGTACTGGGCTCGCTGGGACCGCTGGGGAAGTACCTGGCGCCCCTGGGCACGGTCACGGCTGACGAGGCGGCAGCGGCGTTCCGCGAGCAAGCCGAGGCGCTGCTGGAGGGCGGGGTCGACGCTTTCGTGGTGGAGACGTTCTCCGACCTCGCAGAGATCACGCTGGCCATCGAGGCCATCCGGTCGGTGACCGACCTGCCGATCGTGGCCCAGATGGCGTTCACCGACGAAGGACTGACCTTCACCGGCCGCACGGGCGGCGAGGTGGCGCGGGCCCTGCGCGCCCTGGACGTGACGGTGCTGGGGGCCAACTGCTCGGTGGGCTCCAGCGTCCTCTACGAAGTGCTGGAGCACATGCTGCCCGAGGCCGGCGGCGTCCCGCTGGCGATCCAGCCGAACGCCGGACTGCCCCGTCGCGTCGGCGAGCGCCTGATGTACCTGTCCTCGCCGGCCTACATGGCGGAGTGGGCGGGGCGCATGCTCGAGGCGGGGGCCCGGATCGTCGGTGGCTGCTGCGGCACCACGCCGCTCCACATCGCGGCGATGCGCGACGTCGTCGACCGGCGGGCTCCCGTGCGCCGGCCGGCTCAGCGACCGGTGGTGAGCGTGCGCTCGGGCGAGGCGTTGGAGAGCCCGGGCCTCCGCGGCGCGGCCGCGCCCACGCTCCTGGGCCGCAAGCTCGAGGCGGGCGACTTCATCGTGACGGTGGAGCTCGACCCGCCGCGTGGGCACAGTGTGGAGAAGCTGATCCAGGGCGCCAAGCTCCTCAAGGAGCGCGGCGTGGAGGTCGTCGACATCAACGACGGCTCGCTGGGCCGCGTCCGCATGTCGGTCCTGCCCACCGCCATCCTGGTGCGCGAGGCTACCGGCCTCGACATCAACATGCACTTCACCTGTCGGGACCGGAATCTCATGGGCATCCAGGCCGATCTGCTGGGCGGCCACGCGCTGGGCATCCGCAACATCCTGGCCATGACCGGCGATCCCCCGCGGGCCGGCGACTACGTCAACGCGACCGCGGTGTTCGACGTCGACGCCGTTGGTCTCATGGAAGTCCTGCGCCGGATGAACGAGGGCCTGGACGCCACTGGCAACGGGATCGGCGAGCCGACGAGCTTCTGCTACGGCGCCGCCCTGGACCCGCTGGCCCCCGATCCGGGCCGCGAGATCGAGCGCTTCCAGCGCAAGGTGGCGGCGGGGGCGCGCTGGGTCCAGACCCAACCAGTCTACGATCTGCAGGCGCTCGACCGCTTCTTCGAGCGGGCGGGTGGCTCGCCGGTGCCGGTCGTGGTCGGTGTGCTGCCCCTGCACAGCTTCCGCCACGCCGAGTTCCTGCACAACGAGGTGCCGGGCATCACGATTCCGGATGCGGTGCGCGCCCGCCTGCGCTCGGCCGGCGAAGGCGCGCTGCGTCTGGGGATCGAGATGGCCCAGGAGCTGATCCAGGCCATTCGCCGCCGTTACGCCGGCGTCTATCTGATGCCTTCGTTCGGCCGGTTCGAGGTCGTCGCCGAAGTGCTCGATGCCCTCCACTGA
- a CDS encoding shikimate kinase: protein MQRGSIILVGFMGAGKSVCGRLLARRLGRCFVETDDMIVARQGRSIPEIFRTDGEERFRSLEAEILTSLALKSGDVVATGGGFPCRAGRMEALRALGTVVWLRGRLDDLCARARRSGDRPMLAGRAAAEVAALYRAREPYYAQAHLTVDTTGLGPDQVVGRVLAALREADAARL from the coding sequence ATGCAGCGTGGCAGCATCATCCTGGTGGGGTTCATGGGCGCGGGGAAATCCGTCTGCGGCCGCCTGCTGGCCCGGCGGCTCGGGCGCTGTTTCGTCGAGACCGATGACATGATCGTCGCTCGACAGGGACGCTCGATCCCCGAGATCTTCAGGACCGACGGCGAAGAGCGGTTCCGCAGCCTCGAGGCCGAGATCCTGACATCGCTCGCGCTGAAATCCGGGGACGTCGTCGCCACCGGCGGCGGGTTTCCCTGCCGGGCGGGCCGGATGGAGGCGCTCCGCGCGCTGGGCACCGTGGTCTGGCTGCGGGGCCGGCTGGACGACCTGTGCGCGCGGGCCCGGCGCAGCGGCGATCGGCCGATGCTGGCCGGCCGCGCCGCCGCGGAGGTGGCGGCGCTCTACCGCGCCCGCGAGCCGTACTACGCTCAGGCCCACCTCACCGTGGACACCACGGGCCTGGGGCCCGACCAGGTCGTGGGCCGCGTGCTGGCCGCGCTGCGCGAGGCCGATGCCGCACGCCTTTAG
- a CDS encoding AI-2E family transporter, with protein sequence MTSRLPWPLVFQVLGVIAAVWLVVRTWQIWLLAFTALIVAAAILPAARLGERYRVRRGVTILVVYLVAATVLSVMGRLLWPALTEQWTQFMEQLPKLIENVQRWMGSFDVFLWRWGASLPVPKPEDLQGLVGTLLANTLQVTAGVVGFVVGLLAVIVIAAYLVIDADSIGRDLLRIVPPTYRGRVASLAQPVLWRIGGYVRGQILSSLCVGVVLAVGMGLLGVRYALLIGALAAVLNVVPFVGSLLAAILGILSALSESIGLAIGTAVLFWGTNLLEGKLLAPQFVGRATGLHPLVVLVALLAGAHLAGLIGALVAVPFLAAVWEIVRGLYLQPDAC encoded by the coding sequence GTGACATCCAGGCTGCCCTGGCCCCTCGTCTTCCAGGTCCTCGGCGTCATCGCCGCCGTCTGGCTGGTGGTGCGGACCTGGCAGATCTGGCTGCTGGCCTTCACGGCGCTGATCGTCGCCGCGGCCATCCTTCCCGCGGCCCGTCTGGGCGAGCGCTACCGCGTGCGGCGGGGGGTCACCATCCTCGTGGTCTATCTGGTGGCCGCGACTGTCCTGTCCGTCATGGGACGCCTGCTGTGGCCGGCGCTGACCGAGCAGTGGACGCAGTTCATGGAGCAACTGCCCAAGCTCATCGAGAACGTCCAGCGCTGGATGGGCAGCTTCGACGTGTTCCTGTGGCGATGGGGCGCCTCCCTGCCGGTTCCCAAGCCCGAGGACCTGCAGGGCCTGGTCGGCACCCTGCTGGCCAACACGCTGCAGGTGACCGCGGGGGTCGTCGGCTTCGTGGTGGGCCTGCTGGCGGTCATCGTCATCGCCGCCTACCTCGTGATCGACGCCGACAGCATCGGACGGGATCTGCTGCGTATCGTGCCCCCCACGTACCGAGGACGGGTGGCCAGCCTGGCCCAGCCCGTCCTGTGGCGCATCGGCGGATACGTGCGCGGCCAGATCTTATCGAGCCTCTGCGTGGGGGTCGTGCTGGCCGTCGGGATGGGGCTGCTGGGAGTGCGCTATGCGCTGCTGATCGGGGCCCTGGCTGCGGTGCTCAACGTGGTCCCCTTCGTGGGCTCGCTCCTGGCCGCCATCCTGGGCATTCTTTCCGCGCTGAGCGAGTCGATCGGGCTGGCCATCGGGACGGCCGTGCTGTTCTGGGGGACGAATCTCCTCGAAGGCAAGCTGCTCGCTCCCCAATTCGTGGGGCGGGCGACCGGTCTGCATCCGCTGGTCGTCCTGGTGGCGTTGCTGGCCGGCGCTCACCTGGCCGGGCTCATCGGCGCCCTGGTGGCCGTGCCCTTTCTGGCCGCGGTGTGGGAGATCGTCCGGGGCCTCTACCTACAGCCCGACGCCTGCTGA
- a CDS encoding CoA transferase gives MILAGLRVLDLSRVIAGPYCATLLADLGADVVKLERPGRGDDLRHWRGGQGMSPVYAAINRNKRCVAVDLQHPEGARLARLLAQQADVVIENFLPGVADRLGVGYAAVSADNPAVVYASVTGFGQTGPYAQRSGYNTIAQGMSGLMALTGMPDQPPTKVGGSVADLAAAFLTFGGVCAALVHRFRTGQGQYLDVNLLASTLALLPDPVAHFFASGGVRPARAGNRNPSLAPAEAFRTRDGHLNVVIMNPDQWERFCEALGDRAMATDPRFATNDARVANREEFRARVEATLAAEDTAAWVARFEKASIACGPIYEFDEVFDDAQVRHLELVAQVDQPDLGPVRMLAFPYRLSAGPVRIRRPAPRLGEHTTEVLRELGIPAADIERLARAGVVHSETTPPG, from the coding sequence GTGATCCTCGCCGGACTGCGCGTTCTCGACCTCTCCCGGGTCATCGCCGGGCCCTACTGCGCCACGCTGCTCGCCGATCTCGGGGCCGACGTCGTCAAGCTGGAACGCCCCGGACGTGGGGACGACCTTCGTCACTGGCGCGGCGGCCAGGGAATGAGCCCGGTCTACGCGGCCATCAACCGGAACAAGCGCTGTGTGGCCGTGGACCTGCAGCATCCGGAGGGCGCGCGGCTGGCCAGGCTGCTGGCCCAACAGGCCGACGTCGTCATCGAAAACTTCCTGCCTGGCGTGGCCGACCGGCTGGGCGTGGGCTACGCAGCGGTGAGCGCGGACAACCCGGCCGTCGTGTATGCCTCGGTGACGGGATTCGGCCAGACGGGCCCGTATGCGCAACGCTCCGGCTACAACACCATCGCCCAGGGCATGAGCGGGCTCATGGCCCTCACCGGGATGCCTGACCAGCCGCCGACCAAGGTCGGCGGCTCGGTGGCCGACTTGGCCGCCGCCTTCCTCACCTTCGGCGGCGTCTGCGCCGCGCTCGTCCATCGGTTCCGAACCGGACAAGGACAGTACCTCGACGTGAATCTGCTGGCCTCGACGCTGGCCCTGCTGCCCGATCCGGTGGCGCACTTCTTCGCCTCGGGCGGCGTACGGCCCGCGCGCGCCGGCAATCGGAATCCCAGTCTGGCGCCGGCCGAGGCATTCCGCACACGGGACGGTCACCTCAACGTCGTGATCATGAACCCCGACCAGTGGGAACGGTTCTGCGAGGCGCTGGGCGACCGGGCCATGGCCACCGATCCCCGCTTCGCCACGAACGACGCCCGCGTGGCCAACCGTGAGGAGTTCCGGGCCCGCGTGGAGGCCACCCTGGCCGCTGAGGACACGGCGGCCTGGGTGGCACGGTTCGAGAAGGCCAGCATCGCCTGCGGGCCGATCTATGAGTTCGACGAAGTGTTCGACGACGCCCAGGTGCGCCACCTGGAGCTGGTGGCCCAGGTCGACCAGCCGGACCTGGGGCCGGTCCGGATGCTAGCCTTTCCCTACCGCCTGTCGGCGGGACCCGTGCGGATCCGCCGCCCGGCGCCGCGGCTGGGCGAGCACACCACCGAGGTCTTGCGCGAGCTGGGGATCCCGGCGGCGGACATCGAGCGCCTGGCCCGGGCCGGCGTCGTGCACTCGGAGACGACTCCGCCGGGGTGA
- a CDS encoding enoyl-CoA hydratase/isomerase family protein, translating to MSENITLIREGPIACVTLNRPDRRNALSDALLSELARALADLRDDATSRVVVLTGAPPVFSAGADAPLRRGMSDEERRQAFGRRQSQFRRLFERVTTLLEGLEQSTIAAINGHAVGGGWGLTLACDFRIAAAGADFWIPEVDLGVPLGVGSTTRFVRLVGPARAKEIIMECRRYTADEIRALGLLHQVVAGDELGKATRALAERLAAKPARPLAEVKARINAIARTGLPEVNAMTEGFLDRE from the coding sequence ATGAGTGAGAACATCACGCTGATTCGCGAGGGGCCGATCGCCTGCGTCACGCTGAACCGCCCCGACCGCCGCAACGCGCTCAGCGACGCCTTGCTTTCCGAGCTGGCAAGGGCCCTCGCCGACTTACGCGACGATGCCACCTCGCGCGTGGTCGTCCTCACTGGCGCCCCACCGGTCTTCTCGGCCGGTGCCGACGCGCCGCTGCGGCGGGGCATGTCGGACGAGGAGCGCCGGCAGGCGTTCGGCCGCCGGCAGAGCCAGTTCCGCCGGCTGTTCGAGCGCGTGACCACCCTGCTGGAAGGGCTCGAGCAATCCACGATCGCCGCCATCAACGGTCACGCCGTGGGTGGCGGCTGGGGGCTGACCCTGGCCTGCGATTTCCGGATCGCCGCGGCCGGGGCGGATTTCTGGATTCCCGAGGTGGACCTCGGGGTCCCGCTGGGCGTGGGCTCCACGACGCGGTTCGTGCGGCTGGTGGGCCCCGCCCGGGCGAAGGAGATCATCATGGAGTGCCGGCGCTACACGGCGGACGAAATTCGCGCCCTCGGCCTCCTGCACCAGGTGGTTGCCGGGGACGAGCTGGGCAAGGCGACGCGGGCGCTCGCCGAGCGGCTCGCCGCCAAGCCGGCCCGGCCGCTGGCCGAGGTCAAGGCCCGGATCAATGCCATCGCCCGCACCGGACTCCCGGAGGTCAATGCGATGACCGAAGGCTTTCTCGACCGCGAGTGA